The region ATGCGAACCAATGAAACCAGCTCCTCCAGTAACAAGATTCTTCAAAAAGAATTATGTAGCTCTAATAAACAGAATTGTATCACTAAGATTAATTTTATTAGCATAAATGAATACAAATAATCAATTTATAAAGAGAGGTAAAAATATATTTTCTTCTAAATATATTCTACTTGCTTCTATAACCTATTGGATTATTAAGTTTCCATCTCCACGTGTCACGACACATATCTTCTATAGACCTCTTAGGATACCAATTAAGGCGTGCCTTTGACAAAGCAATATCAGCATAGGAAATAGCAATATCTCCTGGTCTCCTTGCAGCAAAAACATAAGGAACTTCACAGTTATTGACTCTCGAGAATGTATTAATGATTTCCAACACGCTAAGTCCAAAACCATTCCCCAAATTAAGAATAAGTAATTGCGCAGGTTCAGCAAATAAGCATTCTAATGCAGACTTGTGGGCTTCTGCCAAGTCTAAAACATGCACATAATCTCTAACTCCAGTGCCATCTTGTGTAGGCCAATCATTTCCAAAAACCTCTACTTGCTTGATTTGTCCTCCAGCTACGTTTGTTATATAAGGGAACAAGTTATTGGGAATACCTAAAGGGTCTTCTCCTATCCGACCTGAGGGGTGCGCCCCAACAGGATTAAAATATCTAAGACAAGCTATTCTCCAATCAAAAGGAGCACTTAACGAAAGGTCTGAAAGTATCTTTTCTACAGTTGCTTTTGATTCACCATAAGGGTTAATTGGAGAAATTAAAGAGTCCTCTTTTATCGGAACTTTATCTGTATTACCATAGATGGTTGCACTGCTACTAAATACAATTGTATAACATTTGTACTTACGCATAATCGAAAATAATGCAATAGAGCCCACGACATTTACATCCCAATATGTAAGAGGTATTTTTGTAGATTCAGATACTGACTTTAATCCAGCAAAGTGAATTACAGCGTCTATAGGCTTTCCTTCTTGAATTGCGTTACTAAAAATACTGTCTAAAAATTCTAAATTTCTTATATCTCCTTTTAAATAATTAATATTTTTATTATCAGACATTTCTTTCACACGCTTTAATGATACTTCTGAGCTATTTATAAAAGAATCAATAATCAACAAATCATAGCCAGATTCTAGCAAAGTAATGCATGTATGACTTCCTATAAAACCTGCACCACCAGTAACTAATATTCGGTTCATCTTTGATTATTGACAAATACGATTTTAAATAAATGCATCATATAACAAGTAAACACTTTTTGCAAAAAAACTAAATTAATTATTAATAGCTTAGAAAAATCATAATAAAATCCTGAATTAGAGATAAATGAATCTCTTAAGTTTGATAATGAGATAATGTTGACTATTAAATTATTTTATAGATTATAAAACTAGCTTTGGTAAAAAGAAAGATACCATTCTGCAAAACATTGAATACCATCCTCAAGAGATGTGCTAGGAGAGAAGCCTGTCCAATCTTTTAATTTCTGAGTGTCAGCAGCTGTAGCCACAACATCCCCTGGTTGCATGGGAAGCAAATCCCTTATAGCTTTAGTAGATAAAGATTTCTCTAGTAAATTAATAAAAATATCTAACTCTGTAGGTTGACTATTGCCAACATTAAAAATTCTATGCGGAGCGAAAGAAGTGCAAGGATCAGGGTTTGACTTATCAAAATTATTATTAACAGTAGCTTGCAAATAACAACATCTAAAAATACTTTCTACAACATCATCAATATAAGTGAAGTCTCTTTTCATACGGCCAAAATTAAATACTTGAATAGGGTCTCCTTCAAGTATGGCCTTAGCAAACTTCATAGGGGCCATGTCAGGCCTGCCCCAAGGTCCATATACGGTAAAAAAGCGTAACCCAGTAGCAGGTAAGTCATATAGATGACTATAGGTATGTGCCATTAATTCATTAGATTTTTTAGTGGCTGCATAAAAACTTACAGGATGATTTACTGCCTGAGTTTCATTAAAAGGAAGATTAGTATTACCTCCGTAAACAGAGCTACTTGAAGCATATATCAAGTTTTCAACTTCATAATGCCTACACATCTCTAATAAATTACAAAAGCCAACGAGATTACTCTGAACATAGGCATGAGGATTATCTAAAGAATATCTAACACCAGCCTGTGCTGCTAAATTAACTACTATACGAGGCGATTCTTTAGTAAAAATCTCTTTTATTTCATCAATATTCTCAATACCTAATTTATGAAAAACCCAATTTTTTAGGTATTCTTGAGAGCTACTCTCTATATATTGTAAGCGGGCGTATTTTAAAGAAGTATCATAATATTCATTAATATTATCTATACCAATAACCCTTTCACCCTCGCTCAATAGTTTTTTTACTAGTGCTGCTCCAATAAAACCAGCTGCACCAGTAATAAGGACAGGTCGCATGTTAAGAGAAGAAGATAATCAGGGTTTTCGGTTAGCGAATAGGCTTTAGTCTTTTCAAGATTCCTAAATAACTCTCAAAAATCTGATCATTATTAGCTTAACGCATCATAAAAGAAAAAAGAAATTTTTAAGGCAAGTATAAATATTGTATAGTAGAAATTAAAAGCAATTAGTCCAGAAACGTTGAAATGCCCTTTTCTTCAAAAGCAATAACAAGCTTCGGCAAGGACATGCTACTAAAAAAGCTAAGCAAGAACATAGCTATTATTCTTGTATTTACTCATAGCATTTGTTCATCAGTTTATAGTATAGAATCAAAAAAAAATGAAGAGGTTATAAACAATCAACCTAGCATTGATTACTTAGACAAAATACCAAAAGGAGAATATCTATTAGGGCCAGGAGATAGTATTACGATAATATT is a window of Prochlorococcus marinus subsp. marinus str. CCMP1375 DNA encoding:
- the galE gene encoding UDP-glucose 4-epimerase GalE gives rise to the protein MNRILVTGGAGFIGSHTCITLLESGYDLLIIDSFINSSEVSLKRVKEMSDNKNINYLKGDIRNLEFLDSIFSNAIQEGKPIDAVIHFAGLKSVSESTKIPLTYWDVNVVGSIALFSIMRKYKCYTIVFSSSATIYGNTDKVPIKEDSLISPINPYGESKATVEKILSDLSLSAPFDWRIACLRYFNPVGAHPSGRIGEDPLGIPNNLFPYITNVAGGQIKQVEVFGNDWPTQDGTGVRDYVHVLDLAEAHKSALECLFAEPAQLLILNLGNGFGLSVLEIINTFSRVNNCEVPYVFAARRPGDIAISYADIALSKARLNWYPKRSIEDMCRDTWRWKLNNPIGYRSK
- a CDS encoding NAD-dependent epimerase — its product is MRPVLITGAAGFIGAALVKKLLSEGERVIGIDNINEYYDTSLKYARLQYIESSSQEYLKNWVFHKLGIENIDEIKEIFTKESPRIVVNLAAQAGVRYSLDNPHAYVQSNLVGFCNLLEMCRHYEVENLIYASSSSVYGGNTNLPFNETQAVNHPVSFYAATKKSNELMAHTYSHLYDLPATGLRFFTVYGPWGRPDMAPMKFAKAILEGDPIQVFNFGRMKRDFTYIDDVVESIFRCCYLQATVNNNFDKSNPDPCTSFAPHRIFNVGNSQPTELDIFINLLEKSLSTKAIRDLLPMQPGDVVATAADTQKLKDWTGFSPSTSLEDGIQCFAEWYLSFYQS